Proteins encoded together in one Mobula birostris isolate sMobBir1 chromosome 9, sMobBir1.hap1, whole genome shotgun sequence window:
- the cdkn1bb gene encoding cyclin dependent kinase inhibitor 1Bb codes for MSNVRISNSSPSLEIMAAQLTGHPKSSACRNLFGPVDHDLLNRDLQKQRREIHNQDRERWNYDFERDKPLDGNYKWEAVDSEDVPDFYRRPLREQVSSADCNVDMNGNPTIVYIGTLVQGNSGDTHLANPEQKDPVKETTEHLTDSKEQCSSPRKRAASVDGIPDAKRFNTNTKTETDWSANTPSVGALEKTPKKTISRGHQT; via the exons ATGTCAAACGTACGCATTTCTAACAGTAGTCCTTCGCTGGAGATAATGGCAGCTCAACTAACAGGGCACCCGAAATCTTCTGCCTGCAGAAACCTCTTCGGTCCCGTAGACCACGACTTGTTAAACCGGGATTTACAGAAGCAGCGGAGGGAGATTCATAACCAGGATAGAGAGAGGTGGAATTACGACTTCGAGAGGGACAAACCGCTGGATGGCAATTACAAATGGGAAGCCGTGGATAGTGAGGATGTGCCTGATTTTTACAGGCGTCCTCTCAGGGAGCAAGTGTCATCAGCGGATTGTAATGTTGATATGAACGGGAACCCTACGATAGTTTACATAGGAACTCTGGTTCAGGGAAATTCAGGGGACACACACTTAGCGAACCCAGAGCAAAAGGACCCGGTTAAAGAGACAACTGAACACCTAACAgactcaaaagagcagtgcagtaGTCCCCGAAAACGAGCTGCGTCAGTCG ATGGTATTCCAGACGCAAAAAGGTTCAATACGAATACGAAGACAGAGACAGACTGGTCAGCAAATACTCCCAGTGTGGGTGCATTAGAGAAGACGCCGAAAAAGACGATTTCTCGTGGACATCAAACATAA